The genomic region CCAGATGCGCGAGTGCCTCGCGCTCGTCATGGAGCGCCGCATCAGAGTGGTGACCAACGCGGGCGGCCTCAACCCCCGAGGGCTCGCGGAACGCCTCACCGAACTCGCGGAGAGCCTCGGCTTCGACCCCCGCATCGCCTGCGTCACGGGCGACGACCTCCTGCACCGCGCCGAGGAGCTGCACCTGGGATCGCCCCTGACCGCCAACGCCTACCTCGGGGCCTTCGGCATCGCGGCCTGCCTCGATGCGGGCGCCGACATCGTGGTGACCGGGCGCGTCACGGACGCCTCCCTGGCCGTGGGGCCCGCCATCTCCCACTTCGGCTGGACGGGGGCCGACCTGGACGCCCTCGCCGGGGCCACGGTCGCCGGACACGTGATCGAGTGCGGCGCCCAGGCCACCGGCGGCAACTACGCCCTGGCCGACGACCTGCTGCGCGCCGGACACCGCCTCGACCACCCGGGCTTCCCCCTCGCCGAGATCCACGCCGACGGCACCTCCGTCATCACCAAGCACCCCGGCACCGGGGGCGCGGTCACCACCGGGACCGTCACGGCCCAGCTCGTCTACGAGGTGGCCGGCCCCCGCTACCCCGGCCCCGACGTCACCGCGCGACTGGACACCGTCCGCCTCACCCAGGAGGGGCCCGACCGGGTCCGGCTCAGCGGTACACGCGGCGAGGCGCCCCCGCCCGACCTCAAGGTGGGGCTGACCGGCCTCACGGGCTTCCGCAACGAGGTCGAGTTCCTCATCACCGGCCTGGACGCCCGCGCCAAGGCCGACCTCGCCGAGACCCAGCTGCGCGCGGCCCTGGACCACCGCCGCCCGGGCGACCTGAGCTTCGAGTTCGTGCCCGCCGAGGACCCGCACGGCGCCACCCAGGACGCGGCGACAGCCCGACTGCGCGTGGTCGCCCGCGATCACGACCCCGCCACGGTCGGCCGCTCCTTCGGTGCCGCGGCGGTCGAACTGGCGTTGGCGAGCTACGCGGGCCTCCACCTCACGGCACCGCCGCGCGAGGCGCGCCCCGACGGGGTCGCCGTCACCCACGCGCTGGTCCCCGCCGACGAGGTCGAGCACACCGTGGTGCTGCCCGACGGGGACCAGACGACCGTGCCGCACCCGGTGCGCACCCAGGTCGTCACGGATGTCCCCGAACCGCCGCTGCCGCCGCCCCCGGCCGCCGCCGCGCCCCTGCGCGAGGCGCCCCTGGGCGCGGTGCTGGGCGCCCGCAGCGGCGACAAGGGCGCCGACGCCAATCTGGGCGTGTGGGCGCGGGACGCCCGGGCCTGGCCCTGGCTGGCCCACACGCTGACCGCGGACCTGCTGCGCGAACTCCTGCCCGAGACCGCCGACCTCAAGATCACCCGCCACCTGCTGCCGAACCTGCACGCCGCCAACTTCTGGATCGAGGGGCTGCTGGCTCCCGGAAGCGCGCGCCGCGAGGGCCCGGACCCCCAGGCCAAGGGACTGGGGGAGTGGCTGCGCGCACGGCGGGTGCTGGTTCCCGAGGACCTGCTGCCGCCGCCACCGCCGCCCGGACGCGAGGTGCGACGGCCGTGACCGCCCCCACCCCCCGCAGAGGGGCTACCACCCTCAACGGAGAGCCGATGGCTCCAGCCCACCCGTCTCCCGTCATCGCCCCGGAGTCCGCTTCGCGGAACGGTGGGGCTACCACCCTCAACGGAGAGCCGATGGCTCCAGTGATTTCCACTCGCCTGGACACCTCCTCGTCCGACTACGCCGAGGCCCGGGAGTCCATGCTCACCCAGCTCGCGGAGATCGACGCCGAGCACGCCAAGGCCCTGGCCGGCGGGGGAGAGCGCTACGTCGAACGCCACCGCGCCCGCGGCGGACTCCTCGCCCGTGAACGGATCGAACTGCTCCTGGACACGGGCAGCCCCTTCCTCGAAC from Nocardiopsis aegyptia harbors:
- a CDS encoding acyclic terpene utilization AtuA family protein gives rise to the protein MTATPAPPLRVGNASGFYGDRLAAVREMLQGGPVDVVTGDYLAELTMAILGRDQLADPSRGYARTFLRQMRECLALVMERRIRVVTNAGGLNPRGLAERLTELAESLGFDPRIACVTGDDLLHRAEELHLGSPLTANAYLGAFGIAACLDAGADIVVTGRVTDASLAVGPAISHFGWTGADLDALAGATVAGHVIECGAQATGGNYALADDLLRAGHRLDHPGFPLAEIHADGTSVITKHPGTGGAVTTGTVTAQLVYEVAGPRYPGPDVTARLDTVRLTQEGPDRVRLSGTRGEAPPPDLKVGLTGLTGFRNEVEFLITGLDARAKADLAETQLRAALDHRRPGDLSFEFVPAEDPHGATQDAATARLRVVARDHDPATVGRSFGAAAVELALASYAGLHLTAPPREARPDGVAVTHALVPADEVEHTVVLPDGDQTTVPHPVRTQVVTDVPEPPLPPPPAAAAPLREAPLGAVLGARSGDKGADANLGVWARDARAWPWLAHTLTADLLRELLPETADLKITRHLLPNLHAANFWIEGLLAPGSARREGPDPQAKGLGEWLRARRVLVPEDLLPPPPPPGREVRRP